From a single Cryptococcus deuterogattii R265 chromosome 5, complete sequence genomic region:
- a CDS encoding DNA-directed RNA polymerase I subunit RPA2 — protein MVAAFDPLAPSQASSSTRPDNSTFHTLTRERQFRHPPPTASDVPALDELVAPHIRSFNALIEDEGNPGAKGLLQMGVEDIGEKVVFDGKGSEGGLGTKLSYRIDRVALSKPLVPEKDKLAVERRVFPTEARERLATYRSKLTVNIKWTVTDEDGNRKEFEEIKECGLLPVMVRSIRCNLQGLPATELIKHSEESTSFGGYFIVNGNEKIIRYLVVPRRHNPINLYRPSFAKRGASYTPYGCQIRCVRPDETACTNTIHYLSNGGATLRFAWRKVEYMIPLMLILKALVDASDKEIFEGLIQGEYDNTFLTDRVELLLRGQKSWGLHTGAQCLDYLGEKFRVVLNVPDDWSNVQVGGYLLRKVVLVHLPAPRDKFRMLLFMLRKLYSQVSGATCPDNPDSPQHHEVLLPGFLYGMIIKERFDDCLNAVKSQIQLDLRDGKARSFMDPKYFTSVLSKTNWDIGSKLSYFLATGNLVSPTGLDLQQTSGFTIVAEKLNFYRYLSHFRCIHRGAFFAELKTTTVRKLMPESWGFLCPVHTPDGSPCGLLNHLSHTCQIVTSSLDVSHIPALLSAQGMTQVFASSIDGRRMVCIQLDGKVIGYASPMKAKQLANRLRKLKTEADPKVPLDLEIGYVPVTKGGQYPGLYLFSSRSRMMRPVTYLENGKLDHLGSFEQVYMDVAITKEEIEKGVSSHLELDPTSMLSVIANLTPFSDFNQSPRNMYQCQMGKQSMGTPSTAISKRTDNKMYRLQSGQTPVVRPNLHNHYGFDNFPNGTNAIVAVISYTGYDMEDAMILNKSAHERGFGYGTVYKADIFDLKGVPGASRSTKPTLHFGLGRDVKEDHDARNIISEDGLPIIGTKVKTGDPLCAYIDDTTGRTKFHKYKGDETAFIDEVRVLGSDAGDAELQKIHIKLRIPRSPVIGDKFSSRHGQKGVCSQKFPAIDMPFSESGMQPDVIINPHAFPSRMTIGMFVESMAGKAGALHGVAQDATPFKFSDKDRPVDYFGEQLRAAGYNYYGNEPMYSGITGEEFHADIYLGLVYYQRLRHMVNDKFQVRTTGPVDPLTRQPVKGRKRAGGIRFGEMERDALIAHGTSFLLQDRLMNCSDYSTAWVCRNCGSLVSLGFEEVGGGQGMQEYCRICDGHEPEHGEESKEKGVGVVMRGGEKKGRMDVVPVPYVFRYLCAEMACMGIRLNVTVT, from the exons ATGGTCGCTGCTTTCGACCCGCTCGCCCCCTCACAGGCGTCGTCCTCCACCCGCCCGGACAACTCCACCTTCCACACCCTCACCAGAGAGCGGCAGTTCAGGCACCCTCCCCCCACCGCCTCAGACGTCCCCGCCCTAGACGAGCTCGTCGCCCCGCACATCAGGAGCTTCAACGCACTtatagaagatgagggaaaCCCAGGCGCAAAGGGTCTGCTGCAGATGGGCGTCGAGGACATCGGAGAAAAGGTCGTCTTTGACGGCAAGGGAAGCGAAGGCGGCTTGGGCACAAAATTGAGCT ACCGAATCGACCGAGTCGCTCTTAGCAAGCCCCTTGTGCCCGAAAAGGACAAGCTTGCTGTTGAACGAAGGGTCTTCCCTACCGAG GCTCGAGAGCGTCTCGCTACCTACCGATCAAAATTGACAGTCAACATCAAGTGGACAGTCACcgacgaggatggaaaCAGGAAGGAGTTTGAGGAGATCAAGGAGTGTGGTTTGTTGCCCGTTATGGTTCGA TCAATAAGATGTAACCTTCAAGGCCTTCCTGCCACTGAGCTCATCAAGCACAGCGAAGAATCTACCTCTTTCGGTGGTTACTTTATCGTCAACGGTAACGAGAAGATCATCCGATACCTCGTTGTTCCCCGACGACACAACCCTATCAACCTTTACCGACCTTCATTCGCCAAGCGTGGTGCTTCCTACACTCCCTACGGCTGTCAGATTCGATGTGTCCGACCTGACGAGACTGCGTGTACCAACACTATTCACTACTTGTCTAACGGCGGTGCTACGCTCCGTTTTGCCTGGCGCAAGGTCGAGTACATGATTCCTCTTATGCTCATCCTCAAGGCTCTCGTCGATGCGAGTGACAAGGAGATCTTCGAAGGCCTTATCCAGGGCGAGTACGACAACACTTTTTTGACTGACCGTGTGGAGTTGTTGCTGCGTGGCCAAAAGTCATGGGGTCTGCACACTGGTGCCCAGTGTTTGGACTACTTGGGAGAAAAGTTTAGGGTTGTGCTGAATGTGCCCGATGACTGGAGTAACGTCCAGGTCGGTGGATACCTTTTGCGAAAGGTTGTGCTGGTGCACTTGCCTGCTCCTAGGGACAAATTTAGGATGCTCCTTTTCATGCTCCGAAAACTTTACTCTCAGGTTTCTGGTGCTACTTGCCCCGACAACCCTGATTCTCCTCAGCATCATgaagttcttcttcctggtTTCCTCTACGGTATGATCATAAAGGAGCGATTCGATGACTGTCTCAACGCCGTCAAATCTCAAATCCAACTCGACCTGAGAGACGGCAAGGCGAGAAGTTTCATGGATCCCAAATACTTTACCAGCGTTCTGTCAAAAACGAACTGGGATATCGGTTCCAAGCTGTCGTACTTTCTCGCTACCGGTAACCTTGTTTCACCTACCGGTCTCGACTTGCAACAGACATCCGGTTTCACCATCGTCGCTGAAAAGCTCAATTTTTACCGATACCTCAGTCACTTTAGGTGTATCCATCGAGGTGCTTTCTTTGCTGAATTGAAGACGACTACTGTGCGAAAGTTGATGCCCGAATCATGGG GTTTCCTTTGTCCCGTACACACTCCTGATGGTTCTCCATGTGGTCTGTTGAACCACTTGTCGCACACCTGTCAAATTGTCACTTCATCCCTTGACGTTTCCCACATCCCCGCTCTCCTTTCCGCTCAGGGTATGACCCAAGTGTTCGCCTCTTCTATCGATGGTCGTCGCATGGTCTGCATCCAGCTTGATGGTAAAGTTATCGGTTACGCTTCCCCCATGAAGGCCAAACAGCTCGCCAATAGGCTTCGAAAGCTCAAGACCGAGGCGGACCCCAAAGTGCCGCTTGATCTCGAAATCGGTTACGTCCCCGTTACCAAGGGTGGTCAGTACCCCGGtctctatctcttctccagcagGAGTCGAATGATGCGTCCAGTGACTTATCTTGAGAACGGCAAGCTTGATCACTTGGGTTCGTTTGAGCAGGTGTACATGGATGTGGCGATTaccaaggaggagatcgaGAAGGGTGTTTCCTCTCATTTGGAATTGGACCCTACTAGCATGTTGTCGGTTATTGCCAACTTGACTCCCTTCTCTGACTTTAACCAGAGTCCCCGTAACATGTACCAG TGTCAAATGGGTAAACAATCGATGGGTACTCCGTCAACGGCTATTAGCAAGCGTACCGACAACAAGATGTACCGACTCCAGTCTGGTCAAACCCCCGTTGTTCGTCCCAATCTTCACAACCACTACGGTTTCGACAACTTCCCCAACGGTACCAACGCCATTGTTGCTGTCATCTCTTACACGGGTTATGACATGGAAGACGCAATGATCTTGAACAAGTCTGCCCACGAACGAGGGTTCGGTTACGGTACAGTCTACAAGGCCGATATCTTTGACTTGAAGGGTGTGCCTGGAGCGAGCCGAAGTACCAAGCCTACTTTGCACTTTGGTCTCGGTAGAGATGTCAAGGAGGACCATGACGCGAGGAACATCATCAGCGAGGATGGTTTGCCCATCATTGGTACCAAGGTCAAGACGGGTGACCCTCTGTGTGCCTATATTGACGACACCACCGGTCGAACCAAGTTCCACAAGTACAAGGGCGACGAAACCGCCTTCATCGACGAAGTTCGTGTCCTCGGCTCCGATGCTGGTGACGCCGAGCTCCAAAAGATCCACATCAAACTCCGTATCCCCCGTTCTCCCGTCATCGGTGACAAGTTCTCTTCCCGACACGGTCAGAAGGGTGTATGTTCTCAAAAATTCCCCGCGATTGACATGCCGTTCAGCGAGAGCGGTATGCAGCCGGATGTTATTATCAACCCTCACGCTTTCCCTTCTCGAATGACTATCGGTATGTTTGTCGAGAGTATGGCCGGTAAGGCGGGGGCTTTGCACGGTGTTGCCCAGGACGCTACACCTTTCAA GTTTTCTGACAAGGATCGACCAGTTGACTACTTTGGCGAGCAGCTTCGAGCGGCTGGTTACAATTATTACGGTAACGAGCCAATGTACTCTGGTATCACTGGTGAAGAGTTCCATGCCGATATTTACCTCGGTCTCGTCTACTATCAGCGTTTGAGACACATGGTGAACGACAAGTTCCAAGTCAGAACAACTGGTCCTGTTGATCCTCTTACCAGGCAACCTGTCAAG GGTCGAAAACGTGCCGGTGGTATCCGATTCGGTGAAATGGAACGAGATGCTCTTATCGCGCACGgcacttccttcctcttgcaAGATCGACTCATGAACTGTTCCGATTACTCTACCGCTTGGGTCTGCAGGAATTGTGGTTCACTCGTGTCCCTTGGTTTCGAAGAAGTCGGTGGCGGTCAGGGTATGCAGGAGTATTGTAGGATCTGTGATGGGCATGAGCCTGAGCATGGGGAGGAGAGtaaagagaagggagtTGGTGTTGTCATGCgtggtggagagaagaagggaaggatggatgtCGTTCCTGTTCCTT ACGTCTTCCGATAC CTCTGTGCGGAGATGGCTTGTATGGGTATCAGATTGAATGTGACTGTGACATAA
- a CDS encoding glycerophosphodiesterase has translation MPTTQSTSQLPVSRPDSTFQTPALTPSNSVGPSPAFTVLQSPAVSEFDLEDPFDKIGCQDDEVTMPECWGHRGASASFPENTIASFVEACKAGADGIETDIHMTTDDVLVMFHDPELHRTTDGEGRIDKLPWKGVLEHVRTLEKPHQPIPQFTQVIDLLLQPENSRVKINLDLKVENDPVRLFGLIKSVVESYEGWQKKLAPRIVLGIWHPKFVVPATTILPYLPRYAISMDIPQCRKYFFNICHGFSIRYEALATSEGAKFRQECKAAGKKICSWTVNDPEEMRQCARWGIASVISDKPDLWRKIRLEIETDRAKALKPTFQSYISPFFQRKNWWFDYQRLANEETEYLEREAGTFDVPVPRVEMHIAAPEY, from the exons ATGCCTACAACCCAGTCTACCTCCCAGCTTCCAGTCTCTCGCCCCGACTCCACCTTCCAAACTCCTGCCCTCACTCCTTCTAATTCTGTTGGCCCATCGCCTGCATTCACCGTTCTTCAGTCGCCTGCGGTATCCGAGTTCGATCTCGAGGACCCGTTTGACAAGATTGGCTgtcaagatgatgaggtcACTATGCCTGAATGTTGGGGTCACCGTGGTGCTTCTGCCTCGTTTC CGGAAAATACAATCGCCTCCTTTGTCGAGGCATGCAAGGCCGGTGCCGATGGTATCGAGACGG ACATCCACATGACTACCGACGATGTCTTGGTCATGTTCCATGACCCCGAATTACATCGAACGACCGATGGTGAGGGCCGGATCGACAAGCTTCCTTGGAAAGGTGTCTTGGA aCACGTGCGAACATTAGAAAAGCCCCACCAACCTATACCTCAGTTCACTCAAGTAATTGACCTCTTGCTTCAGCCCGAAAACTCTCGCGTCAAGATCAAT CTTGACCTGAAAGTCGAGAACGACCCGGTACGACTATTTGGGCTCATCAAAAGCGTGGTCGAAAGTTACGAGGGGTGGCAAAAAAAGTTGGCTCCTAGAATTGTGCTTGGTATCTGGCAT CCCAAGTTCGTCGTTCCCGCTACTACCATCCTTCCTTACCTTCCCCGCTACGCCATCTCAATGGACATTCCTCAGTGTCGCAAGTACTTTTTCAACATCTGTCATGGTTTTTCCATCAGGTATGAAGCCCTTGCTACATCTGAAGGCGCCAAGTTTAGGCAGGAATGTAAAGCTGCGGGTAAGAAGATTTGTTCTTGGACTGTCAACGACCcggaggagatgaggcaGTGCGCGAGGTGGGGTATTGCCAGTGTCATTTCAGACAAGCCGGACCTCTGGAGGAAAATTAGGCTTGAG ATTGAGACTGACAGGGCCAAGGCTCTTAAGCCTACCTTTCAGTCTTATATCTCACCTTTCTTTCAGAGAAAGAACTGGTGGTTTGACTAC CAACGCCTCGCCAACGAAGAGACAGAATATCTCGAGCGAGAGGCTGGTACGTTCGACGTTCCCGTTCCCCGCGTGGAAATGCACATCGCAGCACCAGAGTATTGA
- a CDS encoding mitochondrial protein: protein MDPNAEDRSKSVQIAEIDIESPEQPQRGRAPRTDFGRTETPIVPPSIQAPLASSIFRQALDTGRPPPTGPALATEPITEDPEKVRQRQEEEFQRRLRGEYEQAQRRVGEVVTSNMERPLRLTSIRLAPPPSTTRSSFTSALLSPFLSKPHPNVPSWLHPAPPPPTTLHQILLTTRALVQHVDRFGVYDMDHSGVRLEPRRGGDPDEVELVLALREKGRLFLKAGTEIGGGEGGGNVTARIRNVLGGAETLEGTASLGTKTKSAYQVSLTTPLFASPLLSFALSAFSLDRDNSAFASHRERAQGGRAKLSAITPWGTHDLQYELVDREIDRLTPNASVSIRELAIPSTKSSIAHTWTSDTRDDPWMGTSGRLLKMTHEYAGLPGSSKFAHFFKSITQSQLSRELIPGSGVYYSIASLTTLLYPLFPHSPTSHSTTYLPDRTFLGGPNSIRGWKVGGVGRRDGPDSLGGDMSWALGLSVFAPIPKKEHWPLKLHGFLNGGKVVAYDTSRGFAENVAKMYSAPNLSVGLGLVYRLEPLRVELNFAMPLVGRKGERMARGFGVGVGIEFL from the exons ATGGACCCAAACGCAGAGGACAGGTCCAAGTCGGTCCAAATAGCTGAGATTGATATTGAGTCTCCAGAACAGCCGCAGCGAGGGCGCGCTCCGAGGACCGATTTTGGTAGAACA GAGACTCCCATAGTACCACCGTCCATACAAGCACCTCTCGCCAGTTCAATCTTCAGGCAAGCCCTTGACACCGGAAGGCCACCTCCAACTGGTCCTGCACTTGCCACAGAGC CAATCACTGAGGATCCGGAAAAAGTTCGACAACGGCAAGAGGAGGAGTTCCAGCGTAGGCTTCGAGGAGAGTACGAGCAAGCCCAAAGACGCGTCGGTGAAGTT GTAACAAGCAACATGGAACGACCTCTTCGCTTGACGTCTATTCGccttgctcctcctccgtctACCACTAGgtcttctttcacctcaGCATTGCTCTCACCCTTCTTGTCTAAACCTCACCCTAATGttccttcttggcttcACCctgcccctcctcctccgacTACCCTCCATCAAATCCTCTTGACAACGCGAGCATTGGTGCAGCATGTAGACAGGTTTGGTGTGTATGACATGGATCACTCTGGCGTACGACTTGAGCCTAGGAGGGGTGGGGATCCAGATGAGGTTGAATTGGTGCTTGCTTTgcgagaaaagggaaggtTGTTTTTGAAGGCTGGCACTGAGAttggtggtggggaagggGGTGGC AACGTCACTGCAAGGATACGAAACGTCTTGGGTGGTGCCGAGACCTTGGAAGGAACTGCGTCTTTAGGTACTAAGACTAAGTCAGCTTACCAAGTCTCTTTGACTACTCCTCTTTtcgcttctcctcttctttcctttgccctCTCTGCTTTCTCTCTTGACAGGGACAACTCAGCTTTTGCTTCGCATCGCGAACGTGCCCAAGGCGGACGGGCTAAGTTGAGCGCTATCACTCCGTGGGGTACCCATGATCTTCAGTACGAGCTCGTAGACCGCGAGATCGATCGATTGACCCCTAATGCGTCTGTCTCCATCCGCGAGCTCGCTATTCCCTCCACCAAATCATCTATAGCTCATACTTGGACTTCTGATACTCGAGATGACCCTTGGATGGGTACTTCTGGTCGTCTTCTTAAAATGACACATGAGTACGCCGGTTTGCCCGGTTCCTCCAAGTTTGctcacttcttcaagtCCATTACACAATCACAGCTTTCCCGAGAACTTATACCTGGCTCCGGTGTT TACTACTCCATCGCTTCTCTGACCACACTCCTCTatccccttttccctcaTTCGCCTACTTCTCATTCCACAACTTATCTCCCTGATCGTACCTTCCTTGGTGGACCCAACTCCATCCGAGGTTGGAAGGTTGGAGGTGTGGGCCGTAGAGATGGTCCAGACTCTCTTGGAGGCGATATGAGCTGGGCCTTGGGTCTATCGGTGTTCGCGCCTATACCGAAGAAAGAGCATTGGCCACTGAAGCTTCATGGTTTCTTAAACGGTGGTAAGGTCGTCGCTTATGATACAT CGAGAGGCTTTGCGGAAAATGTTGCTAAGATGTACTCTGCACCCAACCTCAGTGTTGGCCTTGGTCTCGTCTACCGCCTTGAGCCACTGAGGGTTGAGCTCAACTTTGCAATGCCTTTGGTAGGcaggaagggagaaagaatggCAAGAGGTTTTGGTGTAGGCGTCGGGATTGAATTCTTGTGA
- a CDS encoding MFS transporter codes for MSQKTSSSLTIHSLEGSTAANTPMELADPLKIGSKITPDLEKEQPSPAPRPSSPSTPQSTASNRLVPLYRPSTHRRSRAHSNSLSRRTSGQTTELQNELRRHVSLHGVATNCGSEGVMEASKRLDMGGEKGHEEVVIIDWLLNDPNNPVNYSSPRKYVILTAANIASFIAASNLASCAVLGTWGVPYFEVSREVWVLSITLPMIALAIAPLILAPLSESLGRNMVYQVTSVITAVLFVPQIWNNKNVGGFLVSRFFQGIGMSVSNSMVGGTVADLFSPADRGFPMSLFTLSIFCGQGLGVCFIGWSGQGLSLQWAYGVQAIIATASIIFNIFFMRETRADVLLSWRAKKMTKETGIKHVAAADLEKTDMLTLIKVSLVRPLQYLVTEPIVSALSAWIGFAWACIFLSQSSILLVFESYGFNAAQAGSFQTTMAIGAVLGFISQYHQEHLYSRACAKHNGKAPPEARLYWAAYGGLLFPFALYVYAWTGQAGVVHWAVPGVALVFMNWGVFAMYSGVFTYLADAYEIYSSSAQAAQSFCRNIASGIFPLFAHQLYVNLGYPEASTLVASIALVLSAAPILLVFYGKKLRERSKVTSQLLKGE; via the exons ATGTCTCAGAAGACATCCTCTAGTCTTACTATCCACAGCTTAGAAGGCTCAACCGCCGCCAATACACCGATGGAACTAGCCGATCCTCTAAAGATTGGGTCGAAAATAACTCCGGATCTCGAAAAAGAACAACCATCACCAGCTCCTCGACCGTCAAGCCCTTCCACACCACAGTCCACCGCCTCAAATCGTCTCGTACCTTTATACAGACCTTCAACACACAGACGTTCTCGTGCCCACTCCAATTCTTTGTCAAGACGCACAAGTGGGCAGACGACAGAACTTCAAAATGAGCTTAGAAGACATGTGTCACTACATGGCGTTGCCACAAATTGTGGGAGTGAGGGTGTCATGGAGGCCAGCAAGCGGCTAGAtatgggaggagagaaagggcATGAAGAAGTAGTGATTATTGATTGGTTACTCAACGATCCTAAT AATCCCGTCAactactcttctccaagaaAGTATGTCATTCTCACAGCCGCGAATATCGCTAGTTTCATCGCGGCATCCAACCTTGCCTCCTGTGCTGTGCTCGGTACTTGGGGTGTGCCATACTTCGAAGTATCAAGGGAAGTCTGGGTGCTGTCAATCACCTTACCAATGATTGCACTTGCTATTGCTCCTTTAATATTAGCACCTTTGAGTGAAAGT CTTGGTCGAAATATGGTGTATCAAGTCACATCCGTCAT CACGGCTGTGCTTTTTGTCCCACAAATATGGAACAACAAGAACGTTGGCGGTTTCCTCGTATCACGATTTTTC CAAGGTATTGGGATGTCCGTGTCCAATTCTATGGTAGGCGGTACTGTGGCAGACTTGTTCTCCCCGGCCGACCGAGGGTTCCCCATGTCCCTCTTTACTCTATCAATCTTTTGTGGACAG GGTCTTGGTGTGTGCTTTATTGGATGGTCAGGGCAGGGACTCTCTCTGCAGTGGGCATACGGT GTCCAAGCTATCATTGCCACcgcttccatcatcttcaacatctttttCATGCGTGAAACTCGAGCCGATGTTTTACTATCTTGGCgtgcgaagaagatgacaaaaGAGACGGGTATCAAGCATGTCGCTGCAGCCGACTTGGAGAAGACGGATATGCTTACTTTGATCAAAGTGTCTCTCGTCCGGCCTCTGC AGTATTTAGTGACCGAACCCATCGTCTCTGCCCTTTCTGCCTGGATTGGATTTGCTTGGGCGTGCATCTTTTTGAGTCAGAGCTCTATTCTCCTGGTCTTTGAAAGTTATGGATTCAATGCTGCCCAAGCTGGTAGCTTTCAAAC GACCATGGCCATCGGAGCCGTCCTCGGTTTTATCTCTCAATACCATCAAGAACACCTCTATAGCCGTGCCTGCGCCAAACACAACGGCAAAGCACCTCCCGAAGCCCGTCTCTACTGGGCAGCATACGGCggtcttctcttcccctttgcGCTGTACGTATACGCATGGACGGGACAAGCGGGTGTCGTGCATTGGGCAGTTCCTGGCGTGGCGTTGGTGTTTATGAATTGGGGAGTGTTTGCGATGTACAGCGGTGTTTT CACGTACTTGGCAGACGCGTATGAAATATACTCCTCATCAGCTCAGGCTGCTCAAAGTTTCTGTCGAAATATCGCCTCAGGTATTTTCCCGCTTTTTGCTCATCAACTG TATGTGAACCTTGGCTATCCTGAAGCTTCAACTCTCGTGGCGAGCATAGCGCTGGTTCTCTCCGCTGCCCCCATATTACTAGTATTTTACGGGAAAAAATTGAGGGAACGAAGTAAGGTTACAAGTCAGTTATTGAAGGGCGAATAA
- a CDS encoding endoplasmic reticulum protein, with translation MEVNREEALRALSIAQKHRSASNLPSALKFARKSVALFSTREGEAMITIIEREIESGGSASGSGTSSGTSTANGTTPSTKGKASGVEEHITSAHSRHGTKTEADDGKSKKREYTTKQLEVVKRVKACKHHQYYEILSVEKTCTENDVKKAYKKLALALHPDKNGAPGADEAFKMVSKAFQVLSDSNLRAAYDSNPDYDPTQRNAGMPSRSSGMGGMGGMHPGFGGAYQQEINPEDLFNMFFGGGGGFGNSPFGGANVFTFGGPGGFRTYQAGPRRPRQAADGEGNTLTALLPILLVLVFSIITILPSILSTAGAPDPSYSFEPSTRLSTGRESFNWKVPYFVNKQEWEQSDIWKSVPEARRGAGSEALYSSKVRQFEKGVEGHYVRRLQNEASWKRLIR, from the exons ATGGAGGTCAACAGGGAAGAGGCTCTTAGGGCCCTATCCATCGCCCAAAAGCACCGTTCAGCATCCAACTTGCCTTCAGCACTCAAGTTTGCCCGCAAAAGCGTTGCTTTGTTTTCGACCcgggaaggagaggcaaTGATCACCATCATCGAAAGAGAGATTGAGTCGGGTGGATCAGCTTCGGGATCTGGAACTTCGAGTGGGACATCGACTGCCAATGGGACTACACCGTCTACCAAGGGAAAGGCGAGCGGTGTCGAGGAACATATCACTTCAGCACATTCAAGGCACGGGACAAAGACCGAAGCGGATGATGGAAAAtcgaaaaagagagagtaCACTACCAAACAGCTGGAAGTGGTGAAGAGGGTCAAAGCGTGCAAACATCACCAGTACTATGAGATTTTATCTG TGGAGAAAACTTGTACTGAGAACGATGTGAAGAAGGCTTATAAAAAG CTTGCGCTGGCTCTGCATCCTGATAAGAA CGGTGCTCCTGGCGCGGATGAAGCTTTCAAGA TGGTATCCAAGGCCTTTCAAGTCCTTTCCGACTCCAACCTCAGAGCTGCGTACGATTCTAACCCTGATTACGATCCCACCCAACGAAACGCCGGTATGCCTAGTCGGAGTAGCGGAATGGGAGGCATGGGCGGTATGCACCCCGGATTTGGAGGGGCTTATCAGCAGGAGATCAATCCAGAAGATTTGTTCAACATGTtctttggtggtggaggtggattTGGGAACTCTCCATTTGGCGGGGCGAATG TCTTTACATTTGGCGGACCGGGTGGTTTCCGGACATATCAGGCTGGACCCCGTCGCCCTCGACAGGCAGCGGACGGCGAAGGCAACACTTTAACTGCCCTTTTGCctatcctcctcgtcctcgttTTCTCTATCATCACCATTCttccctccatcctctccacgGCCGGTGCACCTGATCCGTCATATTCCTTTGAACCATCTACACGGCTGTCGACTGGACGAGAATCGTTTAACTGGAAGGTACCATACTTTGTTAATAAGCAAGAATGGGAGCAAAGCGACATTTGGAAGAGCGTGCCTGAAGCGAGAAGGGGAGCTGGTTCAGAGGCCTTGTATAGCTCAAAGGTTAGGCAATTTGAGAAAGGTGTAGAGGGGCATTATGTTAGAAGACTCCAAAACGAGGCAAGTTGGAAACGTCTAATCCGCTAG